One window of the Salvia miltiorrhiza cultivar Shanhuang (shh) unplaced genomic scaffold, IMPLAD_Smil_shh original_scaffold_217, whole genome shotgun sequence genome contains the following:
- the LOC131003460 gene encoding zinc-finger homeodomain protein 2-like: MERRGQERDIGLNPESESPVKLPLAAIVSTPADRRGNATAPTRRGSAIFSPTQTLDHRQRLKDPSPDPDPSTPTAEGPSNSRTPPSPPNNCVIRYRECLKNHAASMGGHVVDGCGEFMPNGEQGTAEGLRCAACDCHRNFHRKEVDGEAQPSNLYQFRTPVVNTQTPQAAGGFGAAAPAIMSFGDESSSEDLNMGGGGGHAAGSKKRFRTKFSQEQKDRMQELAEKLGWRIQKQDEQQVQQLCQETGVKRQVFKVWMHNNKQAIKKRQI, translated from the coding sequence ATGGAACGCAGAGGTCAAGAGAGAGATATCGGCCTGAATCCGGAATCAGAATCTCCGGTGAAGCTGCCGCTTGCCGCCATTGTTTCGACTCCGGCGGATAGGAGGGGAAATGCGACGGCGCCTACCCGCCGCGGGAGCGCCATTTTCAGCCCTACCCAAACCCTAGATCACCGGCAGCGGCTGAAAGACCCCTccccagatccagatccatccACCCCCACAGCTGAGGGGCCGTCAAATTCAAGGACTCCGCCGTCGCCGCCAAACAATTGTGTTATTAGATATAGAGAATGCCTGAAAAATCACGCCGCCAGCATGGGCGGTCATGTCGTCGACGGATGCGGAGAGTTCATGCCCAACGGAGAGCAAGGCACGGCCGAGGGTCTGCGATGCGCCGCCTGCGATTGCCACCGCAATTTCCACCGGAAAGAAGTCGACGGCGAGGCGCAGCCCTCCAACCTGTACCAATTCCGGACACCAGTGGTGAACACCCAAACTCCGCAGGCGGCGGGAGGCTTCGGCGCGGCGGCGCCTGCTATCATGAGCTTCGGCGATGAGTCTTCAAGCGAGGATCTGAACATGGGCGGCGGCGGGGGGCATGCAGCGGGGTCGAAGAAACGATTCCGGACGAAATTCAGCCAGGAGCAGAAGGATCGGATGCAGGAATTGGCGGAGAAATTGGGGTGGAGGATTCAGAAGCAAGACGAGCAGCAAGTGCAGCAGCTCTGCCAAGAAACCGGCGTAAAGCGCCAGGTTTTCAAGGTGTGGATGCACAATAACAAGCAGGCCATCAAGAAGAGGCAGATTTGA